aagcgcagcgacgccgtcagaGACGACACCACCTGGCCGATCAGGCGGTTCACGTTCGTGTACGACGGGCGCTCAATGTCGAGAGAACGACGAGTGAGGTCGTAGATGGCCTCATTGTCGAGCATCGTCGCAACATCGGTGTGCTCGAGCAGCGAGTGCGTCGACAGCACGCAGTTGTACGGCTCCACGACGGCAGTCGACACCTGCGGGCTCGGGTACACGGTGTAGCCGAGCTTGGACTTCTTGCCGTAGTCCACAGAcaggcgctccagcagcagcgcaccgaggccagagccggtgccgccacccacAGCGTGGAACACCATAAAGCCCTGGAGACCAGTGCAGTTGTCCGCCAGCTTGCGAATGCGGTCCAGCGCAAGGTCGACGATCTCCTTGCCGATCGTGTAGTGGCCACGAGCGTAGTTGTTCGCCGCATCCTCCTTGCCAGACACCAGCTGCTCGGGGTTGAACAGCTGGCGGTacgtgccggtgcgcacctCATCCACGACCGTAGGCTCGAGGTCCaggaagatgcagcgcgGAACGTGCTTGCCAGCACCGGTCTCCGAGAAGAACGTGTTGAACGCGTCATCCTCAACACCGATGCACTTGTCAGAGGGCATGGAGCCATCAGGCTGGATGCCGTGCTCAAGGCAGAACAGCTCCCAGCACGCGTTACCGACCTGGCAGCCGGCCTGGCCGATGTGGATGCAGATAGCCTCACGCATGGctgaaaaagaagaaagaggggttGGAAGGCGGTTTAAAGGTGTTTGTTCGAAGAACGAGagcgaagagctgcgcgttgttgtttcggtgggcgtgcgcgtgttttgTGTTCGccgggagggaaggggggggaagag
This genomic interval from Leishmania major strain Friedlin complete genome, chromosome 13 contains the following:
- a CDS encoding alpha tubulin; translated protein: MREAICIHIGQAGCQVGNACWELFCLEHGIQPDGSMPSDKCIGVEDDAFNTFFSETGAGKHVPRCIFLDLEPTVVDEVRTGTYRQLFNPEQLVSGKEDAANNYARGHYTIGKEIVDLALDRIRKLADNCTGLQGFMVFHAVGGGTGSGLGALLLERLSVDYGKKSKLGYTVYPSPQVSTAVVEPYNCVLSTHSLLEHTDVATMLDNEAIYDLTRRSLDIERPSYTNVNRLIGQVVSSLTASLRFDGALNVDLTEFQTNLVPYPRIHFVLTSYAPVVSAEKAYHEQLSVADITNSVFEPAGMLTKCDPRHGKYMSCCLMYRGDVVPKDVNAAIATIKTKRTIQFVDWCPTGFKCGINYQPPTVVPGGDLAKVQRAVCMIANSTAIAEVFARIDHKFDLMYSKRAFVHWYVGEGMEEGEFSEAREDLAALEKDYEEVGAESADDMGEEDVEEY